The Fibrobacterota bacterium region ATTGCGCTCCTACGATTGGCGCAAGGAAGCTTGGAGCCTCCTATTCGTGGCCGGGCTGGCCGTCGGGGCCTTTCTCGCGACGCGGTTCCTGTCCGCGGATCCGGCCCCGTTGCTCCCGCCTTCGATCCATACGGTAGCGGGCGCGTTACGGTTGCTGGGCGGCGGGATCCTGATCGGATTCGGCACCCGTTGGGCTTCCGGTTGTACTTCGGGGCATAGCATCATGGGCTTATCCAACTTGCAACTGGCGAGCCTGGCCGCGACCTTGAGCTTCTTCGCGGGCGGCCTTACCGCGGCCCTGATCCATTGGCTGCTCGGCATGGGAGGCCGCTGATGGGCCGCTTGCGGTACTTCCTTTTAGGAGCCTATTTCGGTTTGGTCCTGACCAAATCCCAGGTCATCTCCTGGTACAAGATCCGGAACATGTTCTACTTCCGCGAGCCCGATCTGTACCTCATCATCGGATCGGCGGTGCTGGTGGGCGCCCTTTCGGTACGACTGATAAAGCGCTACCATCCCCGCACCTTCCAGGGCGAACCGCTTTCAATTCCCGGCAAGCAACTTACGCGCGGAACCGTACTCGGCGGTTTCCTGTTCGGCCTGGGGTGGTTCACCACCGGCACTTGCCCAGGTCCCATCTATGCGCAAATAGGCGCCGGAGAGGCCTGGGCCCTCTTCACCCTGGCCGGCGCGCTGATGGGAGCCTATCTCTACGCCCGTCTGCGGCCCTGGATCGGCTGATATCGCGAGCATTGCCGTTCGGCTCCGGTCAAACGAATGTTTCAATATCGTTTCGATACGGGATTAGCGCCTTCCCGCGAAAACCATTTCATTAGATCCCAGTAGGGCCTCTTTAGCGAGCGCCCTTGTGCAAGCGAGGATTCCCATGATTAATAGTTTGGAAGAATTAATGGATCGGTCGCCGGAAGCGGGACCCATGCTTTCCATGGGCACCGAGCCGGAAGAGTATTACTTGATCAACGGGGACGGGGTTGAATCCGAAAGGGTTTCCGCGGATCTG contains the following coding sequences:
- a CDS encoding YeeE/YedE family protein, giving the protein MWQSVLQPWPWYVSGPLIGLTVPLLLLFGGRNLGVSSSFRHICAALLPKSPLAELRSYDWRKEAWSLLFVAGLAVGAFLATRFLSADPAPLLPPSIHTVAGALRLLGGGILIGFGTRWASGCTSGHSIMGLSNLQLASLAATLSFFAGGLTAALIHWLLGMGGR
- a CDS encoding YeeE/YedE family protein, translating into MGRLRYFLLGAYFGLVLTKSQVISWYKIRNMFYFREPDLYLIIGSAVLVGALSVRLIKRYHPRTFQGEPLSIPGKQLTRGTVLGGFLFGLGWFTTGTCPGPIYAQIGAGEAWALFTLAGALMGAYLYARLRPWIG